The sequence below is a genomic window from Pseudomonas cannabina.
ATCGCGCTGCTGCACGTCCATGGCAAAACCGGCCAGATGATCAAGGGCATAGTCCTGACGCAGATTGTGACGTTTCACAACATCCTTGAACGCGGCGAACGCTGGATCGCTGACCGGCAAACCGGCGTACACGGCGTGCGTCTGCGCCAGCAGTCCTTGCAGACGCTGGTCGATCTGCGTGTCGCTGACCGTACTGGCCGGACGCCCGGCTTCCTGGCCGTCGATCACATCATCGCAATGACGGCACCAGGCATACAGCATGACCGCGCTGCGCCGGGTATGCGGGTCGAATAAGCGCGAGGCCGCCGCGAAGCTTTTCGAGCCCACGGTAATGCTTCGAATCGCATGGTCCAGCAGCGCCTGATCCTCTGTCTGCGCATCGGTCATGCGCCGAGGTCCTCGATCATCAGCCCGGCGGTGGCCTTGGCCGAACCAATCACCCCCGGCACACCTGCGCCGGGATGGGTGCCGGCCCCGACCAGATAGACATTATTCAGCTGCGCGTCGCGGTTATGTGGTCGGAACCAGGCGCTCTGCTGAAGAATCGGCTCCAGCGAAAACGCCGAACCCAAGTGCGCATTCAGCTCATCGCGAAAATCGTTGGGGGTGAAAATCCGGCAGGTGACCAGGTCTTCACGCAAGCCGGGCATGTAGTGCTTTTCCAGATATTCGAAGATACGATCCCGGTAGCGCGGCCCTTCCACCTTCCAGTCGATGGGCGCGTTGCCCAGATGCGGCACCGGCGAAAGCACGTAATGGCTGGAGCAGCCCGGCGGGGCAAGGCTCGGGTCAGTGATGCACGGCGCGTGCAGGTACAGGGAAAAGTCGTCGGCCAACGTGGCACCTTTGAAAATCTCCTGAATCAGCTCCCGGTAACGCGGCCCGAAGCAGACAGTGTGGTGCTGCAACTGCGGTTGGGGCCGTTTCAGCCCGAAATGGATGACGAACAGCGAATTGCTGAAACGCTTGCCTTGCAAGCGACGACCTTCTTTGACCCCGCGCGGATGATGTCCGAGCAGGTTGGTATAGGTGTGAATAACGTCGGCATTCGATGCCACGCAATCTGCCTTCAGTTGCCGACCATCATTCAAGTGCACGCCCGTGGCCCGCCCTGCGCTGACGTCGATGCTGGCCACCTCGGCATTCAGCTCGACCTTGCCGCCGATGTCCTCGAACAGCTTGACCATTGCCTGCACCAGCGCACTGGTGCCGCCTTTCGGAAACCACACGCCCCATTTACGCTCCAGCGCGTGAATCAGCGTATAGATCGAAGAGGTCGCGAACGGGTTGCCACCGACCAGCAGCGAATGAAACGAAAACGCCTGACGCAGCTTCTCGTTCTTGATGAACCCTGACACCTTCGAATACACACTGCGCCACGCTTCGAGACGCGCCAGTTGCGGCCCGGCCTGGACCATGTCGCGAAAGGACAGAAAGGGTACCGCGCCCAGTTTCAGATAGCCTTCTTCGAACACCGCTTTCGAATACGCCAGAAAACGCTGATAGCCCGCCACGTCTTTTGGATTGAGCTGGCCGATCTGGCGATCCAGTGCAGCCTGGTCATTGGCGTAATCGAACTGCGTGCCGTCTTCCCAGCACAAGCGATAGAACGGCGCGACCGGCAGTAACTCGACGTAATCGCCAATGGACTTGCCCGCCACCGTGAACAGCTCCTCTATGGCGGTGGGGTCGGTAATGACCGTCGGACCGGCGTCAAAGGTAAAACCCTGGTCGTGGTAGACGTAGGCACGACCGCCCGGTTTGTCGCGCTTTTCCAGCAGGGTCGTCTGTATGCCGGCTGCCTGCAGGCGAATCGCCAGTGCCAGGCCGCCAAAACCGGCCCCTATCACCACGGCGCTTTTTGCTTGAGTCATAAGGTGTTCTCGTAATGTCGAGGCGAATATCGGAGTGCAGCGCGCAGCGCTTGCGCGACCGGCACCGGTGGCTTGCCGACCAGTACCCGCAGTTTGTCGCGCGCCGGGCTGTCGCCTGCGTAAAAGCGGCTGATCAGGCCTTCAGGCAGGCCGTAAAAGCGCTGCATCACCTGCCAGCGGTCCTGCGGGCGTCCGGCCAGAAACAGCATGCGGTTGAGCAAACGGTAAAACCCCTGCTGCTGCCATTGATGGCGGGCAAAATCACGAATGCCTCGCGCCAGCGTGTCGGCGTTCAGAACGGGCTGTTCAGCGATCCAGTCGGCCAGGCGCACCGCATACGGCAGTGAATAACCCGTGGTGCAATGGAAAAGCCCGGCGCGCAGTCCGGACAGCGGCTGGCCCTCGGCTGCATCCCAAAACGACTCGAAATCCCCCGCCAGAGTAATCGGCAGCATGCCCTGCTCTTCGCG
It includes:
- a CDS encoding phytoene desaturase is translated as MTQAKSAVVIGAGFGGLALAIRLQAAGIQTTLLEKRDKPGGRAYVYHDQGFTFDAGPTVITDPTAIEELFTVAGKSIGDYVELLPVAPFYRLCWEDGTQFDYANDQAALDRQIGQLNPKDVAGYQRFLAYSKAVFEEGYLKLGAVPFLSFRDMVQAGPQLARLEAWRSVYSKVSGFIKNEKLRQAFSFHSLLVGGNPFATSSIYTLIHALERKWGVWFPKGGTSALVQAMVKLFEDIGGKVELNAEVASIDVSAGRATGVHLNDGRQLKADCVASNADVIHTYTNLLGHHPRGVKEGRRLQGKRFSNSLFVIHFGLKRPQPQLQHHTVCFGPRYRELIQEIFKGATLADDFSLYLHAPCITDPSLAPPGCSSHYVLSPVPHLGNAPIDWKVEGPRYRDRIFEYLEKHYMPGLREDLVTCRIFTPNDFRDELNAHLGSAFSLEPILQQSAWFRPHNRDAQLNNVYLVGAGTHPGAGVPGVIGSAKATAGLMIEDLGA